From one Erythrobacter sp. HKB08 genomic stretch:
- a CDS encoding acyltransferase family protein, producing MTDTAPRKHYHDIDGARSVLMFLSVALHAGTVYAPARPHITSNLDRAEFFDWLIFGLHMFITPTFFFVGGFFTVLLLKRRSLGDFLWNRFLRTAVPLITIALSFNMLEHYLRYVDAGGTASFIGWIGSAEFNQVWASGLWQLHLWFLVSLIPMFAISGFLHAALPKDAAIRGWAKNFSEKLGGWVNSDNSVRFAALLLLLAFANFANYTVAAKVPGSYELIVPGFQSWYKLVSEFPFFVIGVMAALSPSLLAGLTKWRSWMPWAAAAAFAIQPYAFPENSAWEAAGRLFANQLVMWVLVLFILQFFHRYANFQSRRTAWLADCALSMYLFHHCLVYVFGRAFVPLDWPIGLEFLAVTVFAAGTVIVLHEYVIRRSPVARLLFNGKTDIDAIQQQRGALGSRAAPATS from the coding sequence ATGACCGACACCGCCCCCCGCAAGCATTATCACGACATCGACGGCGCCCGCTCGGTGCTGATGTTCCTGTCGGTCGCGCTGCATGCGGGGACGGTCTATGCACCTGCTCGCCCGCACATCACCTCGAACCTCGACCGTGCGGAATTCTTCGACTGGCTGATCTTCGGCCTGCACATGTTCATCACGCCGACCTTCTTCTTCGTGGGCGGCTTCTTCACCGTTCTGCTGCTCAAGCGCCGGTCGCTGGGCGATTTCCTGTGGAACCGTTTCCTGCGCACCGCCGTTCCGCTGATCACCATCGCGCTCAGCTTCAACATGCTCGAGCACTATTTGCGCTATGTCGATGCAGGCGGAACGGCGAGCTTCATCGGCTGGATCGGCAGCGCGGAGTTCAACCAGGTGTGGGCAAGCGGGCTGTGGCAGCTGCACCTGTGGTTCCTCGTCAGCCTTATCCCGATGTTCGCAATTTCGGGCTTCCTTCACGCCGCTCTGCCGAAGGATGCGGCCATTCGCGGGTGGGCGAAGAACTTCAGCGAGAAGCTCGGCGGGTGGGTGAACTCAGACAATTCCGTACGCTTCGCCGCACTGCTCCTGCTGCTCGCCTTTGCGAACTTCGCCAATTACACCGTCGCGGCCAAGGTGCCGGGCAGTTACGAGCTCATCGTTCCCGGCTTCCAGAGCTGGTACAAGCTCGTCAGCGAGTTTCCGTTCTTCGTGATCGGCGTCATGGCGGCACTTTCGCCGAGCCTGCTTGCGGGCCTGACCAAGTGGCGCAGCTGGATGCCGTGGGCAGCCGCCGCGGCATTTGCCATCCAGCCCTATGCCTTCCCGGAGAACAGCGCGTGGGAGGCTGCCGGTCGCCTGTTCGCGAACCAGCTGGTGATGTGGGTGCTTGTGCTCTTCATCCTGCAGTTCTTCCATCGCTACGCTAATTTCCAGAGCAGGCGGACCGCGTGGCTCGCCGACTGCGCGCTGTCGATGTACCTGTTCCACCACTGCCTGGTGTATGTCTTCGGGCGCGCATTCGTGCCGCTCGACTGGCCGATCGGTCTCGAATTTCTCGCAGTGACGGTGTTTGCGGCCGGCACGGTGATCGTGCTGCACGAATACGTCATCCGGCGCTCGCCGGTCGCGAGACTGCTGTTCAACGGCAAGACCGATATCGACGCGATCCAGCAGCAGCGCGGGGCGCTGGGCAGCCGCGCCGCCCCGGCGACTTCGTAA
- a CDS encoding TonB-dependent receptor, translating into MIARTPYTRTVASALAISVGLWAAPVQAQDSEPQEIDQAAPADAAPQASGRGTTYPPAYFERYGPRNALEMLNRVPGFQISGGGGGGGNNGRGLGQADENVIVNGQRLSSKSDSVQDQLQRIPAKDVLRIEIVDGTALDIPGLSGQVANVVVDLSGVAGTFNWEGGFRTTAVDPEWYGGEISVAGTTGALNYTLALSNNNNRFGAEGPTLIVDGDGNLLQAEDTVFTGGIDRPTATANLGYDFGSDVTATLNLSYTRSYFDRFEDEAISGPALDPFLRAIRTAEDGYEYEIGGDVTFPIGAGRLKLIGLESYDDEDFGQTVTSLFDDTTIIPTGSRFTRADGSGERIARAEYNFPLWEADWQISGEAAFNRLNRVSGLFELAPDGSFTELDFPEGTGGVRESRYEIAASFSRALTDRLSLQATGGYEFSTIKQTGSAANQRSFSRPKGEVSLSWQVAQGFDVTAAIERRVGQLSFGDFLARVFLDDGNANAGNNELVPSQTWEARIEVNKTLGEWGSTTFFYEQRWIEDFVDLIPLPGGGEARGNIDKARRTEMEWTTTLLMDPIGWTGAQFDIRLEYEEGEVVDPLTGELRDFSNGRDRELEIDFRHDVPGTDFAYGGGVQYNRDRPYFRLREIGREQDGPTFANVFVEHKDLLGLTVRATAANLFGGRDRFVRTVYDGPRDEGRIAFIEDRSRRIGPIFRFSVSGNF; encoded by the coding sequence ATGATCGCGCGCACCCCCTACACGCGAACGGTCGCCAGCGCGCTTGCAATCTCCGTCGGGCTTTGGGCCGCGCCGGTGCAGGCGCAGGACAGCGAACCGCAGGAAATTGACCAGGCCGCTCCGGCCGATGCCGCACCGCAGGCGAGCGGGCGCGGGACGACCTATCCGCCTGCCTATTTCGAACGCTACGGGCCGCGCAATGCGCTCGAGATGCTGAACCGCGTGCCCGGCTTCCAGATCAGCGGCGGCGGCGGTGGCGGCGGCAACAATGGCCGCGGCCTTGGCCAGGCGGACGAGAACGTGATCGTCAACGGCCAGCGCCTGTCGAGCAAGAGCGACAGCGTGCAGGACCAACTCCAGCGCATTCCGGCCAAGGACGTCCTGCGGATCGAGATCGTCGACGGGACTGCGCTCGATATCCCAGGTCTTTCGGGCCAGGTCGCAAACGTCGTCGTCGACCTTTCGGGCGTGGCCGGCACGTTCAACTGGGAAGGCGGTTTCCGCACGACCGCAGTCGATCCCGAATGGTACGGCGGCGAGATTTCCGTCGCGGGCACGACCGGCGCACTCAACTACACGCTCGCCCTGTCGAACAACAACAACCGCTTCGGCGCGGAAGGTCCGACGCTCATCGTCGACGGCGACGGCAACCTGCTGCAGGCCGAGGACACCGTCTTCACCGGCGGTATCGACCGTCCGACCGCGACGGCGAACCTCGGCTACGACTTCGGTTCGGACGTCACCGCGACGCTCAACCTGTCCTACACCCGCAGCTATTTCGACCGTTTCGAGGACGAGGCGATCAGCGGCCCCGCGCTCGATCCCTTCCTTCGCGCGATCCGCACGGCGGAAGACGGCTACGAATACGAGATCGGCGGCGATGTGACCTTCCCGATCGGTGCCGGGCGGCTCAAGCTGATCGGCCTTGAAAGCTACGACGACGAGGACTTCGGCCAGACGGTCACCTCGCTGTTCGACGACACTACGATCATCCCGACCGGCAGCCGCTTCACCCGTGCCGACGGATCGGGCGAACGCATCGCCCGCGCGGAATACAATTTCCCGCTGTGGGAGGCCGACTGGCAGATTTCGGGCGAGGCGGCGTTCAACCGCCTCAACCGCGTTTCCGGCCTGTTCGAACTCGCCCCCGACGGCAGCTTCACCGAGCTCGACTTTCCCGAGGGCACCGGCGGCGTGCGCGAAAGCCGCTACGAGATCGCCGCGAGCTTCAGCCGCGCGTTGACCGACCGGCTCAGCCTGCAGGCAACCGGCGGCTACGAGTTTTCGACCATCAAGCAGACCGGCAGCGCGGCCAACCAGCGCAGCTTCTCGCGTCCCAAGGGCGAGGTTTCGCTGTCGTGGCAGGTCGCACAAGGCTTCGACGTGACCGCCGCGATCGAGCGGCGCGTCGGCCAGCTATCCTTCGGCGACTTCCTCGCGCGGGTATTCCTCGACGATGGCAACGCCAATGCGGGCAATAACGAGCTCGTCCCCTCGCAGACCTGGGAAGCGCGGATCGAGGTCAACAAGACGCTCGGCGAATGGGGCTCGACAACCTTCTTCTACGAGCAACGCTGGATCGAAGATTTCGTCGATCTCATCCCCCTGCCCGGTGGCGGCGAAGCGCGCGGCAATATCGACAAAGCCCGCCGTACAGAGATGGAATGGACGACGACGCTGCTGATGGACCCGATCGGCTGGACCGGCGCGCAGTTCGACATCCGGCTCGAATACGAGGAAGGCGAGGTCGTCGACCCGCTGACCGGCGAGCTGCGCGACTTCTCCAACGGCCGCGATCGCGAGCTGGAGATCGATTTCCGCCACGACGTTCCCGGTACCGACTTCGCCTATGGTGGCGGGGTGCAGTACAACCGCGACCGACCCTATTTCCGCCTGCGCGAAATCGGCCGCGAGCAGGATGGCCCGACCTTCGCCAACGTCTTCGTCGAGCACAAGGACCTGCTCGGCCTGACGGTGCGCGCCACGGCGGCGAACCTGTTCGGAGGGCGCGACCGGTTCGTTCGCACGGTCTATGACGGCCCGCGCGACGAGGGGCGTATCGCCTTCATCGAGGATCGCAGCCGCAGGATCGGGCCGATCTTCCGCTTCAGCGTGAGCGGAAACTTCTAG
- the tig gene encoding trigger factor produces MQIKETTNEGLKRAYEVTIPAAEIAGRVEAEVKKIAPQVRMPGFRPGKVPANLVKKMHGEQLHAQTMNDVIRESVDKVMQDNQLRPAMQPAVDLNEGYEEGKDAVVTIDLEVLPEVEAPDVEGLKLERLTVPVADEAVEEALQNIASQQKSYKDAPKTRKAKEGDQLIIDFVGSIDGEEFEGGKADDAPLVIGSGQFIPGFEEQLTGVKTGDEKTITVTFPEDYPAEHLAGKDAQFAVTVKQVKVEDETKLDDSFAESLGLDSLDKLKELLRGQLEQETNGLTRTQMKRQLLDQLAAGHDFPVPDKMVEAEFEQIWAQLQQEASRDENPEHVLKEIEAEKDDYRNIAERRVRLGLLLSEIGQKNGVEVSQQEMSMLIQQAAQQYRPEDRERFIQYVQSEPMAAAQLRAPLYEDKVVDFLFDKADITDRKVTREELEAAIEADEEAEEAKAKKPAAKKKAPAKKKAPAKKEAAKKDEKPAAKKAPAKKAPAKKAAAKKADDKKPAAKKAPAKKKAPAKKPAAKK; encoded by the coding sequence ATGCAGATCAAAGAGACCACCAACGAAGGCCTCAAGCGCGCCTATGAGGTGACGATCCCCGCAGCCGAAATCGCTGGCCGCGTGGAAGCCGAAGTGAAGAAGATCGCCCCGCAGGTGCGCATGCCGGGCTTCCGTCCGGGCAAGGTGCCGGCGAACCTCGTCAAGAAGATGCATGGCGAGCAGCTGCACGCGCAGACCATGAACGACGTGATCCGCGAATCGGTCGACAAGGTCATGCAGGACAACCAGCTGCGCCCGGCGATGCAGCCGGCCGTCGACCTCAACGAAGGCTATGAAGAAGGCAAGGACGCGGTCGTCACGATCGACCTCGAAGTCCTGCCGGAAGTCGAAGCTCCCGACGTGGAAGGCCTCAAGCTCGAGCGTCTGACCGTTCCGGTGGCCGACGAAGCCGTCGAGGAAGCGCTACAGAACATCGCCAGCCAGCAGAAGAGCTACAAGGACGCTCCCAAGACCCGCAAGGCGAAGGAAGGCGACCAGCTGATCATCGATTTCGTCGGCTCGATCGACGGCGAGGAATTCGAAGGCGGCAAGGCCGACGATGCTCCGCTGGTGATCGGTTCGGGCCAGTTCATCCCGGGCTTCGAAGAGCAGCTGACCGGCGTGAAGACCGGCGATGAGAAGACCATCACCGTCACATTCCCCGAAGATTACCCGGCCGAGCACCTCGCGGGCAAGGACGCGCAGTTCGCCGTCACCGTGAAGCAGGTGAAGGTCGAGGACGAAACCAAGCTCGACGACAGCTTCGCCGAATCGCTCGGTCTCGACAGCCTCGACAAGCTGAAGGAACTCCTGCGCGGCCAGCTCGAGCAGGAAACCAACGGCCTGACCCGTACGCAGATGAAGCGCCAGCTGCTCGACCAGCTCGCTGCCGGCCACGACTTCCCGGTTCCGGACAAGATGGTCGAAGCCGAGTTCGAGCAGATCTGGGCCCAGCTCCAGCAGGAAGCTTCGCGCGACGAAAATCCCGAGCATGTGCTGAAGGAAATCGAAGCCGAGAAGGACGACTACCGCAACATCGCCGAACGCCGCGTGCGCCTCGGCCTGCTGCTGTCGGAAATCGGCCAGAAGAACGGCGTCGAAGTCAGCCAGCAGGAAATGAGCATGCTCATCCAGCAGGCTGCCCAGCAGTATCGTCCGGAAGACCGCGAGCGGTTCATCCAGTACGTCCAGTCCGAGCCGATGGCCGCCGCCCAGCTGCGTGCGCCCCTCTATGAGGACAAGGTCGTCGACTTCCTGTTCGACAAGGCTGACATCACCGACCGCAAAGTGACCCGCGAAGAGCTGGAAGCCGCGATCGAGGCCGACGAGGAAGCCGAAGAGGCAAAGGCGAAGAAGCCGGCTGCCAAGAAGAAGGCTCCTGCGAAGAAGAAGGCTCCGGCCAAGAAGGAAGCGGCCAAGAAGGACGAGAAGCCTGCCGCCAAGAAGGCGCCTGCCAAGAAGGCACCGGCGAAGAAGGCTGCTGCCAAGAAGGCCGACGACAAGAAGCCGGCGGCCAAGAAGGCTCCAGCCAAGAAGAAGGCTCCGGCAAAGAAGCCCGCAGCGAAGAAGTAA
- a CDS encoding amidase: MRKIVSAVAALPFVLVLAACASTPDAETVELEVSDVPWVAAKVQAERIARLDDAGPKLNAVIAYDPEIAAKSRAAKGPLMGRTVLVKDNIETREFPTTAGSLALANNDTGRDAPLIANLRAAGGVVMGKTNLSEWANIRSNDSTSGWSAVGGLVKNPFATDRNSCGSSSGSGAAVAAGFAWAAIGTETNGSITCPASINGIVGFKPSVGLVSRTHVVPISSTQDTAGPMTNTVHDAAMLLGAIAGEDPADAATLAAQNRISDYTAGLDSYSLQGVRIGVMRNQIGNRADVRERFEAALADLERAGAVLVDIEFDPNNEMYRDSFTVLLFELREEMGKYLTSLPGEDMPRSLADLIAFNAANADTEMRWFGQDLFELAETTTDHEAYEKARENAVRIAGKETLDKLLADNDVQFLTAPTRGPAWMSDLVLGDNFNGSIGFGSPAAIAGYPHLTVPMGHVEGLPVGISFFGAKWADHDVLKLGAAYERARTAQLPEPTFGPWKPQAR; this comes from the coding sequence ATGAGAAAAATCGTCTCGGCTGTCGCCGCCCTACCCTTCGTCCTCGTCCTCGCTGCATGCGCTTCCACACCGGACGCAGAAACTGTCGAGCTGGAGGTATCGGATGTCCCGTGGGTGGCGGCGAAGGTCCAGGCAGAGCGGATCGCCCGGCTCGACGATGCCGGACCCAAGCTGAATGCGGTAATCGCCTACGATCCGGAGATCGCCGCGAAATCGCGTGCCGCCAAGGGGCCACTGATGGGCCGCACGGTGCTGGTGAAGGACAATATCGAGACGCGCGAATTCCCGACCACCGCCGGCAGCCTCGCGCTGGCGAACAACGACACGGGACGCGACGCGCCGCTGATCGCCAATTTGCGCGCGGCGGGCGGAGTGGTGATGGGCAAGACCAATTTGTCGGAATGGGCCAACATCCGCTCCAACGATTCGACCAGCGGGTGGAGCGCGGTCGGCGGGCTGGTGAAGAACCCCTTCGCGACCGATCGCAACTCGTGCGGCTCGTCTTCGGGTAGCGGCGCGGCAGTGGCGGCGGGCTTCGCCTGGGCGGCCATCGGGACGGAGACGAACGGCTCGATCACTTGCCCTGCAAGCATCAACGGCATCGTCGGCTTCAAGCCTAGCGTCGGCCTCGTCAGCCGGACCCATGTCGTGCCGATTTCGAGCACGCAGGACACCGCCGGCCCCATGACGAACACGGTGCATGACGCCGCCATGCTGCTCGGCGCAATCGCGGGCGAGGATCCGGCAGATGCAGCGACCCTGGCCGCGCAGAACCGCATTTCCGACTACACCGCGGGCCTCGACAGCTATTCGCTGCAAGGCGTGCGGATCGGAGTGATGCGAAATCAGATCGGCAACCGCGCAGACGTTCGCGAGCGTTTCGAGGCCGCGCTCGCCGATCTCGAGCGTGCGGGCGCGGTGCTGGTCGACATCGAATTCGACCCCAACAACGAAATGTACCGCGACAGCTTCACCGTGCTTTTGTTCGAACTGCGCGAGGAGATGGGCAAATATCTGACCTCGCTTCCCGGTGAAGACATGCCGCGCAGCCTTGCCGACCTGATCGCCTTCAACGCGGCCAATGCTGACACGGAAATGCGCTGGTTCGGTCAGGACCTGTTCGAACTGGCGGAAACGACAACCGACCACGAAGCCTATGAAAAGGCGCGCGAAAACGCCGTTCGCATCGCCGGGAAGGAAACGCTCGACAAGCTGCTCGCCGACAACGACGTGCAATTCCTGACCGCGCCGACCCGCGGTCCGGCCTGGATGAGCGACCTCGTTCTCGGCGACAATTTCAACGGCAGCATCGGCTTCGGCAGCCCGGCGGCGATTGCGGGCTATCCGCATCTCACCGTACCGATGGGCCATGTCGAGGGCCTGCCCGTCGGCATCAGCTTCTTCGGCGCGAAATGGGCCGATCACGACGTGCTGAAGCTTGGCGCAGCCTACGAGCGGGCGCGGACCGCCCAGCTTCCCGAACCGACCTTCGGACCCTGGAAGCCGCAGGCGCGTTGA
- the der gene encoding ribosome biogenesis GTPase Der, protein MLPQVIIIGRPNVGKSTLFNRLVGKKIALVDDQPGVTRDRRMGEAELAGMRFTAVDTAGWEDDDPESLPGRMRKQTEISLEGADAALFVIDSRSGLTPLDEEIGRWLRQQDVPVILVANKAEGRASEAGILEAYSLGLGEPVPVSAEHGEGVADLFGALWPVIGDKVEAAEAAEEAAKLEADEDAPLGPLKLAIVGRPNAGKSTLINQLLGEDRMLTGPEAGITRDSISVDWQWTDPKTGEKRDIQLIDTAGMRKRAKVVDKLEKLSVADGLRAVDFAEVVVLLLDATKGLEHQDLKIADKVLQEGRALIIAINKWDVAEDQSKLFNGIKHALDEGLAQVRGVPLFAVSAKTGKGLDAMIQSAFEIRESWSKRVPTAALNRWFDDALAANPPPAPKGRRIKLRYITQVGTRPPRFVVFGTRLDALPTSYERYLVNGIRRELGFDAVPVRVTLKSPKNPFDHSKD, encoded by the coding sequence ATGTTGCCTCAAGTCATCATCATCGGTCGGCCCAATGTGGGCAAGTCGACCCTGTTCAACCGCCTCGTCGGCAAGAAGATCGCGCTGGTCGACGACCAGCCGGGGGTCACGCGCGACCGCCGCATGGGCGAGGCGGAGCTTGCGGGCATGCGCTTCACCGCGGTCGATACCGCCGGCTGGGAAGACGACGATCCGGAAAGCCTTCCGGGGCGGATGCGCAAGCAGACCGAAATCAGCCTCGAAGGGGCAGATGCCGCGCTGTTTGTGATCGATTCGCGCAGCGGCCTCACTCCGCTCGACGAGGAAATCGGTCGTTGGCTGCGCCAGCAGGACGTTCCCGTGATTCTCGTCGCCAACAAGGCGGAAGGGCGCGCGAGCGAGGCCGGCATCCTCGAAGCCTATTCGCTCGGCCTCGGAGAACCCGTCCCGGTATCTGCCGAGCATGGCGAAGGCGTCGCCGACCTGTTCGGCGCACTGTGGCCGGTCATCGGCGACAAGGTCGAGGCGGCCGAAGCCGCTGAAGAAGCCGCCAAGCTCGAAGCGGACGAGGATGCGCCGCTCGGCCCGCTCAAGCTCGCGATTGTCGGGCGTCCGAATGCGGGCAAGTCGACGCTCATCAACCAGTTGCTCGGCGAGGACCGCATGCTGACCGGGCCGGAAGCGGGCATCACGCGCGATTCCATCTCGGTCGATTGGCAATGGACCGATCCCAAGACGGGCGAGAAGCGCGATATCCAGCTGATCGACACCGCCGGCATGCGCAAGCGCGCCAAGGTGGTCGACAAGCTGGAGAAGCTCTCGGTCGCCGACGGATTGCGCGCCGTCGATTTCGCCGAGGTCGTCGTGCTGCTGCTCGATGCGACCAAGGGTCTGGAACACCAGGACCTCAAGATCGCCGACAAGGTGCTGCAGGAAGGCCGCGCGCTGATCATCGCGATCAACAAGTGGGATGTGGCCGAGGATCAGAGCAAGCTGTTCAACGGCATCAAGCACGCGCTCGACGAAGGGCTCGCGCAGGTGCGCGGCGTGCCGCTGTTCGCGGTCAGCGCGAAGACCGGCAAGGGTCTCGACGCGATGATCCAGAGCGCGTTCGAGATTCGCGAGAGCTGGTCGAAGCGCGTACCGACGGCTGCGCTAAACCGCTGGTTCGACGATGCACTCGCCGCCAACCCGCCGCCCGCGCCCAAGGGCCGCCGGATCAAGCTGCGCTACATCACGCAGGTCGGCACCCGCCCGCCGCGCTTCGTGGTCTTCGGCACGCGTCTCGATGCGCTGCCCACGAGTTACGAGCGGTACCTGGTGAACGGTATCCGGCGCGAACTCGGCTTCGATGCGGTCCCGGTGCGCGTGACGCTCAAGAGCCCGAAGAACCCGTTCGACCATTCCAAGGACTGA
- a CDS encoding DUF3297 family protein, with product MSEDTQNDTPPDRLSVNPRNEYFDAEKLQRGVGIKFKDRVRTDIEEYCISEGWVRVQAGKTVDRKGNPLTLKLTGPVEAWYEDLGDNPPVAKKG from the coding sequence ATGAGCGAAGACACCCAGAACGACACTCCGCCCGACCGCCTGTCGGTCAATCCGCGCAACGAGTATTTCGATGCCGAGAAGCTGCAGCGCGGCGTCGGCATCAAGTTCAAGGACCGCGTGCGGACCGACATCGAGGAATATTGCATTTCCGAAGGCTGGGTGCGTGTCCAGGCTGGCAAGACGGTCGACCGCAAGGGCAATCCGCTCACCCTGAAGCTGACCGGTCCGGTCGAGGCTTGGTACGAAGACCTCGGCGACAATCCGCCGGTCGCGAAAAAGGGCTGA
- a CDS encoding CHAP domain-containing protein produces MKPLFASLAALAALVPAAPALAEVSDQFRNGDERSRAELPPYLQCVPYARELSGIQIYGDAHTWWGQAEGRYERGNTPRVGAVMAFVPHRNMQLGHVAAVSKVIDSRTVLLDHANWSPINGRRGQIERDVKAIDVSPNNDWSEVRVWYDPVQGLGTTAWPVHGFIYGEKAQIARPRLARGIAERAAPRATPPARQTTSKEFTEAFASLGRTELRPRPLQATEQRRRAETPRAAPRAKPVDPLDAVVLRYGS; encoded by the coding sequence ATGAAGCCCCTTTTCGCCTCTCTCGCAGCCCTTGCAGCCCTCGTCCCGGCAGCGCCCGCGCTCGCCGAAGTATCGGACCAGTTCCGCAACGGGGACGAGCGCAGCAGGGCAGAGCTTCCGCCCTACCTCCAGTGCGTGCCCTATGCGCGCGAATTGTCGGGCATCCAGATCTACGGCGATGCGCATACGTGGTGGGGGCAGGCCGAAGGGCGCTACGAGCGGGGTAACACGCCGCGCGTGGGCGCCGTCATGGCTTTCGTGCCGCATCGGAACATGCAGCTCGGCCATGTCGCGGCGGTCAGCAAGGTGATCGATTCGCGCACCGTGCTGCTCGACCATGCGAACTGGTCGCCGATCAACGGTCGCAGGGGCCAGATCGAGCGCGATGTGAAGGCGATCGACGTGTCGCCGAACAACGACTGGAGTGAAGTGCGCGTCTGGTACGATCCCGTACAGGGCCTGGGCACGACAGCATGGCCGGTGCACGGCTTCATCTATGGCGAGAAGGCGCAGATCGCGCGCCCACGTCTCGCTCGCGGCATTGCAGAACGCGCCGCGCCGCGCGCTACCCCGCCTGCGCGTCAGACCACCTCAAAGGAATTTACCGAGGCGTTCGCCTCGCTAGGCAGGACAGAGCTTCGCCCGCGTCCGCTGCAAGCCACCGAGCAGCGGAGGCGGGCGGAGACCCCGCGCGCCGCGCCGCGTGCAAAGCCGGTCGACCCGCTCGATGCGGTCGTCCTGCGCTACGGTAGCTAG
- a CDS encoding sodium:proton antiporter — protein sequence MDPRIFLFVLFGIGLMLAVSLERRLAMSWLPMPIVYVGIGFITFSLPLGLPHLNPTEDGFDALTLEYVTEFIVIASLAAAGIAIDRPVSWKNWRQIWPLLVIAMPLTIGAVALLGWWALGLAPATAILLGACLAPTDPVLARSVQVGPPGENERHDVRFSLTAEAGLNDGLAFPFTYLAIAAIGMTSLGWWTVEWFAKDILWQIAAGVIVGWAVGRAGSWYVFERGADEGYEKDASWPEKYSTSEGLIVLGTLLLGYGLAEIVEGYGFLAVFVGAVTARQRENASRYHKISHHFIDQIEKIVLVGVLLGFGGLIAGGVLESLTWWGAAIGIALIFVIRPLAGLLSESLCGLPFAGKLAVAFLGIRGMGSLYYLAYGQNHGEFAGIEQLWAIVCFTILVSIVVHGVAAARFLSHVERRGAHVHAGESTEMAALSPEDRKLEIEGRPDC from the coding sequence ATGGACCCGCGCATCTTCCTTTTCGTCCTGTTCGGCATCGGCCTGATGCTGGCGGTTTCTCTCGAGCGACGGCTGGCGATGAGCTGGCTGCCCATGCCGATCGTCTATGTCGGGATCGGCTTTATCACCTTCTCGCTGCCGCTCGGCCTGCCGCATCTCAACCCGACCGAGGACGGCTTCGATGCGCTGACCCTGGAATACGTCACCGAGTTCATCGTCATCGCCTCGCTCGCGGCAGCAGGCATCGCGATCGACCGGCCGGTCAGCTGGAAGAACTGGCGGCAGATTTGGCCGCTGCTGGTAATCGCCATGCCGCTGACCATCGGTGCGGTCGCGCTGCTCGGCTGGTGGGCGCTCGGCCTTGCGCCTGCAACGGCGATCCTGCTCGGCGCATGCCTCGCGCCGACCGACCCGGTGCTCGCGCGCAGCGTGCAGGTCGGCCCGCCGGGCGAGAACGAGCGCCACGACGTGCGCTTCAGCCTGACTGCGGAGGCCGGGCTCAACGACGGCCTCGCCTTCCCCTTCACCTATCTCGCCATCGCGGCGATCGGCATGACATCGCTCGGCTGGTGGACTGTCGAATGGTTCGCGAAGGACATTCTGTGGCAGATCGCCGCCGGTGTGATCGTCGGCTGGGCCGTCGGTCGGGCGGGATCCTGGTATGTGTTCGAGCGCGGTGCCGACGAGGGGTACGAGAAGGACGCAAGCTGGCCGGAGAAATACTCGACCAGCGAAGGGCTGATCGTCCTCGGCACGCTGCTCCTCGGATACGGGCTGGCGGAGATTGTCGAGGGCTATGGCTTTCTCGCCGTGTTCGTCGGCGCGGTCACCGCCCGCCAGCGCGAGAATGCCAGCCGCTATCACAAGATCAGCCACCACTTCATCGACCAGATCGAGAAGATCGTGCTGGTCGGCGTATTGCTCGGTTTCGGGGGCCTGATTGCAGGCGGCGTGCTCGAAAGCCTCACCTGGTGGGGCGCGGCAATCGGGATCGCGCTGATCTTCGTCATCCGCCCGCTTGCAGGGCTACTGTCGGAAAGCCTGTGCGGCCTGCCCTTCGCAGGCAAGCTGGCTGTCGCCTTCCTCGGTATCCGCGGGATGGGTTCGCTCTACTACCTCGCCTACGGCCAGAACCATGGCGAGTTTGCAGGCATCGAGCAGCTATGGGCGATCGTGTGCTTCACGATCCTCGTCTCGATCGTCGTGCACGGTGTCGCGGCCGCGCGTTTCCTCTCGCATGTCGAGCGGCGCGGCGCGCATGTCCACGCGGGCGAGAGCACCGAAATGGCCGCGCTTTCTCCCGAGGACCGGAAGCTGGAAATAGAAGGCCGCCCGGACTGCTGA